Genomic DNA from Setaria italica strain Yugu1 chromosome V, Setaria_italica_v2.0, whole genome shotgun sequence:
GAtgatggcgatggcggcggcgtgccAGGTCAGGAGTCCGGTGCCCAGGGCGGTGGAGGGGGAGCAGGTGGCTGCGGGGTGGCCGCCGTGGCTCGTCGCAGTCGCCCCGGAGGCCGTGCGCGGATgggtgccgcgccgcgccgagtCGTTCGAGAAGCTCGACAAGGTAGGACTTCCCTTCTTCATTGCTTTGCCCCTGTTAGTTTGTTCTCTTCAGTCTTCCCATTTTGCTCTCGCCTTTCGCCTGTGTTGGAATCTCAGAACAGTAATAATTTGTAAAATTATGCTGTAGATTTTGAGTTTTTTGGACTCCTATTACTTGATGAGAAGATAAGCTGAGGTAGTGCTATCTGCGAACAGATGGGGAGCAGTAAATGGGGAAATGTTGATTTACATGGTATTTCTAGCGACGAGGAAACAATCTAAGATCGCGGATTTTTTTCATTCTCTGGTTTGGTTTTTGTCTATGCTTGGCAATGGCAGCTGGGGACGATAGGAAAATAGTAACATTCCGTTATCAGTGGGGGATGCCTTTTATGCCGGATGCGAGAATGCATTggcattttctttcttttagatattttgtttctttcagtGGCCCCCTGAAACTCGGAGAAAAAACCCCGTCCCGAAGGTTTCTGGGGGGATTGTGTGAACATTTTTAGGAGTCCCCGGGGTTTGGGGGGAAAATTTTTATCTAAAAATTTGGggaggtgggggggggggggggggggggggggcggttcTTTCTGGCAATAGGATGGTATCACGAAATGTGGTGTTCTGCTTTTTCTGCCTTTAAACTTTAGGTTTCGCTTTGGACCCTGATGATAGNNNNNNNNNNNNNNNNNNNNNNNNNNNNNNNNNNNNNNNNNNNNNNNNNNNNNNNNNNNNNNNNNNNNNNNNNNNNNNNNNNNNNNNNNNNNNNNNNNNNATATTGTTGTGATGCTTAGTGTATCCACTGGTCAATATTCCTTCTACTTGTCTGTCATATTCTGTATTATGATATCTTAGTATCTGAGAAATAAAAAGAGTCTATAACCTTGCATGTTAGTCAGTGCATTTTCCAAATGAAGAGAAGCCTAGCTATTTGTTCAAAGTATTGTCCCAGGTATGTACAATGTTGTTGTGATGCTTAGGTATCCACCAGTCAATATTCCTGCTACTTTTCTGTCATATTCTGCACATGATACCTTAGTCTCAGAGAAATAAAAGAGTCTACAGCATTGCATGGTAGTCAGTACATTTTTAATATGAAGCGAAGCCTAGCTATTTGTTTAAATATGGTCGGAGCATCCAGACAATAAGCACCATTGTTTTGCAGGTGAAGTGTTACATGCAACAGCTCCTCCGTGGTCTTGAGCATTGCCACAGTCGACACATTCTGCACCGTGACATTAAGGGTTCCAATCTCTTGATTGACAACCGAGGCATATTGAAGATAGCAGATTTTGGATTAGCGAGTTTCTTTGATCCTGAACAACGGCACCCTTTGACTAGTCGTGTTGTCACTCTATGGTATAGGCCACCAGAGCTTTTGCTTGGTGCCACAAATTATGGTGTTTCTGTAGATCTCTGGAGTGCTGGCTGCATTCTTGCCGAGCTATATGCAGGCAAGCCTATCATGCCTGGTAGAACAGAGGTATGGTAACAAGCTCCCCTCATTCTCAAAGCAAATGCTGAAAGAGGATTTCTTCAGATATGTTTGTTTACAAAACTAAGTTGTTCAAACTTGTCCACTGTTTCTAGGTTGAGCAGTTGCATAAAATATTTAAACTCTGTGGTTCACCGTCAGAAGACTATTGGAGGAAATCTAAACTTCCCCATGCCACCATTTTCAAACCACAACACCCGTATGCGAGGCGTGTATCAGAAACATTTAAAGAGTTTCCTGCTCCTGCTCTGGCATTAGTAGATGTTCTTCTTT
This window encodes:
- the LOC106804331 gene encoding probable serine/threonine-protein kinase At1g54610, giving the protein MGCVCGRPSSAFDDGQCRTTPPPAAKLSAAVRREEEARKQQQQHARTGSGREEALERRRAMMAMAAACQVRSPVPRAVEGEQVAAGWPPWLVAVAPEAVRGWVPRRAESFEKLDKVGLPFFIALPLLVCSLQSSHFALAFRLCWNLRTVIICKIML